aagaaaccTGTTAGTGTTCCCTCctctgttttttctttacgGCATTACTAAATTCAGTTATCCAGGGCCTCACCACAGCCGTGGTTGCTAAATGCACGCATTGTCTGTATGAGCTCGACTTTAAGCACCTGGAGTATGATATTAGCAAGAAAGGTATGTCTGCCGCGAACAGTGATATCTTTAGATATAAAGGAAGAAAGACCTATGTTCAGATATCTAACCCATTTTTCTAGAGGAGGGTAACTACACCAAGCATGGCGTTGGATACCGCCTCCGTTTCTTGCATAAGAGCCACCTGCAAGCCAAGCGCGTTGATGATATCATGTATGCCTGCGTCTTTTGCATCCACACCAGTCGAACACTGGACCAGAGCGACGCCACGGTCTTCACATCTACAGCTGCATTGTTTGCCCACTTGGCCCGGCATCCTCGGCCACTTCCAGATGTCCCTGGTATCGCTGTAGTGGACCAAGAAGAGATCCCACCGCATCTGGTCAACGATTACGATCTCCTCTTCAAGAGCCCTCCCGAACCTCACCCTGTACAGGAAAGAGCTGCCGAGATTGCCCATCTCCCTACAGCTCATGCAAAAGAATCAGCTCGAAGACTTTTCGGCCAGAGACTGCTACCTGACAGAACACCAGCCTTGGAGCTGATTCAAGGAGCCAAGATTACGGGGCTgacttggccagctcgaTATGGCGGAGAGTGGGCTTTCGGCTGGCACGACGGTGTTCACGCGTCGATTCCAATGGAAATCATAAAGCTGGATCGACCCCCATTCAGCCAGATCAAGAGAAACAACACGAGCCGCATCCGTGCTAAGGCTAAGTGGAAGTTTGCTCCCAAGGAAAAGAACGAGGACTGGCTCAAGTTTGACAAGGACgaaatcatcaccaacatcactTGTAAGTCTTACACTACTACTAACATTCAACTatagagagaagaagaatagaaGGGCTAACATGAGACCAGGGTCATATCCCGAGTATTGGTGCTGGGCCGGTACAAACTCAAAGGGCAAATGGGGAGTCTTCCCCCAGGCGTTCCTCGACTCGAACTCGCTGCAAGAGATTACATCGACCATCAGCTCAGACCGCGCCAGCATTCTCAGCAgcgagaagaacaagtcgAACACTATGCTGCCCAAGTTTTCCACCCGGAGCAAGAACGGACGGCCGCCGAGCGTCGCCGGATCGACAAGCAGTGGAGAAACACGATCGGTATTTGGAAACTCAAGGAGCCTTCGACGATCGCGAGAGGATTACTGAACAGGAATATAGGTATATTGAGTGTGATGGTGTATGTGTTTAATATGGGCACCAATGGGATTTTCTAAATATCATAGCGGGCGTTTGACGGGAGCCCTGGCTTGCAACACTTCCACCTGAGAATGTTCTCATTTTGTGGTGCTATCTATCTGTAAAATTCACATTTGGGGAATCTTGGGAACTTTTGGGTGAGCCGGGCATATCtatttttcattctttttctttttcttttttactttttctttctgtctttctTCGCTCTGCATTACATAGAGAGAAGCGAGACGTCATCAACAGACGCTATTGGAGGACAAATGTCGGAGAggaccttttctttttggctgAGGATCATGGGTAATATGGTTACGAGATATTGGAAATGCACACAAGCTGGTCGcacttaaaaaaaataatatactaaatCTGGGCCAATCCTGtcttgtgcctgtgcctgaaGGGAGAGTTAAAAATGATACCATAAAGGTTGTCCTTTCGTCATTGCTCGGCAACGAACAGTTTTTTGTATCATGATGCTAGACTGAATGAAGAGCCTGGGTCCGAAGACACAGCGTCTGTGGTGTTTGGCTTTCCTTCGATAATTCGTTTACGAGGTCCGCCCGAGGAATTACACGACGTTCTCGTCTTCCATTGGTTTGGCTTTCCTTCGACAATAATTCGTTTACGAGAGTCCGCCCGGAATTGCAGAGGAATTACAATTACACGACGTGCTTCCATTGGCAATCTTCGAAGGTTTAATTTAGCAACATGCACGAATAGCCTTTCGTCGTCGCCTTATCGATGCACAAAACCACAATGTGACGAGATAACGAGTTGATTGGTAAGACAGGGGTAGCTGTTGTTGAAATGAAAGGATGCAGGCGTCAATGCCCCCGGAACAGCTAAGCAGGCCCTTGTTTCTTGTCTGTTTCTGGGTACGAGGGGGACGAGGCCGGGGTGTTTGGTCGAGCGAACCTAAATTTAGGGAACTCCGGGAATTTTTCCTTTCCAGGTTCTGCTTTAAGCGCTCAATGGAGGCCCAAAgggatggaggagattttTCAGGTGGCGCATCCACTGGATTTGGGCTTTGTGGGATTGATTTGCTGGGGTAGTGCGTCGGCTACGGAATTAATGGGAGCTTAATGAATCGGTTACGGTTGTAAGATGAGTTCAATATCGTGAAAGTGGTCAAGGCTTTGGGTTTAGGTAGGTCAACCCATTTGGGTAATTGGCTTTGAGCTTTCTTTGGAAAGATGGGAAGTGCTTTCGTCAACGTGAACAATGACGAGATAATTATGTTACATCTGAGCATTGGTATTCTCAGTGGTGGCACCGCAGAATAAAACAGTCATTTGGTTACACATTGTCACGCCGGGTTGTTGGTCCGGGAGTCGGACAAAGAGAATACACAACCCGTGTGCTGTTGTTCAGGTGTTGTTATTTCCACTTGTGTCGCCTTGGCCATGCTCTTCTTTATTACATGAATGCAGTGCCGTTCACACAGAGGGGCTTTGTTGCGCACAGGAATCAAGGCACACAGATACACACGTGCCTCTCAACACACGTTCCATTAAATAgctttgttttgcttttacTCTGCATTGTCCTCTCTTACAAATACGAGATTGTCGCGTGAGGGGAAACAAAGTTGCATTTCCTTGTTTTTTGCCCGACAAGAGGGCGTTCGGGTCAACGCCATGTGCCGTCTGTATCTGCGATGAATGCCCGTATCGCAAATGCTGGATGCCACCATGTAAGCGGAGTAGAGTTTGGACCTGAAAGTGAAAGCCTCGGATTCCAAGACAAAGGGGAGAGTAAAATGACAACATTCATTGTCTTTCCTCATTCAACGTTTGTACATGCCTTAGTCCATCACAGCTCCCAACCTGAGACACATCAGCTCGCACCGCACACCGCTCTGGATTGTACGCCTCGGAGATGAAAGTCAGACATTCAGAACCGAGCATAACAAGGGAGGACAGTGTGTGGGTGAGTGTGTGAGGGGCATGCGGAGATGGAGCCCATTGTCTCGTGGCTCTTTTGGGGGTTGTATCACTGCCGGCGAGATGCGAGATGCCGGCACAATCAGTGATGCCGATGAGGCCGCGTGCGTGAGTGAAAGAGGCAACTGAGTTAATTGAGAGATGGTCACGCAGGATATCGAGATGTGACAGAGTATAGATGTCGATACAACCTTATTTACAAAGTGTTGCCTCGTACGGGATCATCAAGTTGGAATATCTACTAGTGCCTATCTAGAAATACGATGGATGATTGTATgtcagagagagaaaaaactCAATTCGTTCATAAAGCTATGTCATTATTTGTGTGACATCATAGACTAACACAAGCTTGTGAAAACATTGAAGCAAGCACAGTGGTGGTGATTTCCTCAGTAAGACTGCTTCAAACCTATGCGCTCAAGGTATTACAAGGCAAGACAACAGCATCCTTTGTAGCTTCCTCATTGAGGCAAGCCACCCcggtcttcttttttccttctctttgtATTTTATTTCACCTTTTTGtattttcccctcttccatAACACATCTCGTGAACAACTTCTACCACCTCCGATTCTCCTCCCATTGTCGCAGAAGGTGGTGCACCGTGCGGGACACTGATCCTCGTGATGGATTCCCAAAGAAGGATCGGCGTCGATCATCTGCCCCTCGCCTCGCATACATACTTTGCACCAAGTGCTACCGTTAAATCCCAAGCCTCGTCCGCTTCGTCCCAACTTAATCATGCGAAATAGCCCGCAGCTCATCGCCCTGATTTTAAACCTACGCGCCGGCCGGAGCTAACTAACGCTGTCTAACACTCTCGGAacgagggagagagaaacagaCTGAAAATAGAAGAGAACAATCCAGTCCAATTGGTGCCACCGCTGGAAGCCTCGCATTAGTCCCTAGAAGCGCTTTGTTATCCAAGACTCTTGGCGACAGGCCCCGCGTTGTCTCATACGTACTGTAcgagaacaacaacaacaccggCAAAACGCAGACGGACAAAGCACAAAGGTCCGGAAGCGTGAGACACAAAAGCATCATTCACACAATGTTCCCCCGTAGCGCCACTCCCGATGCTGCGCCGTGGCTCGGCCGCTTTGAAGCCGCCATCGGTCTGGACGCCACTTTGCCTGGCTCGCCGGGCCCTGAATCCTGTGTACCCCTGACGCCGACCCAGCAAATGACAACCGCTGGCGCTGGCAGAGGCGGCCAAGCCTGCTTGTATGCCAACGATTGATGAAGGGGCACATGGTGAAGCCCGAACCCATTGCTACTGCTAACCAGTTTCATGCTCTAGTCAAGCCGCTTGCGACCAGTCCGAAAAGAATCGCGGCAGCCCTGCCGAGCCGCCGAGCTATCACCACCATGGATCCAAATCCGGACCCCTGTCTCCTAGCCCTTCATATGCCAGTCCCAAGCTTCGTCCGGACCCGCCACGGAGCTTCTCCCTCGCGTCCCTGATTCACAAGCTTTGCTTGGTGTTCGTGTTGCTGTCCGTTGCATTGTTAGTCTCCGgtttattaagtttattaactGCTCGCGGCCCCGATTTCGATGCAGCTCTTCCTGATGTCTCGGtatcttctttcttttctttcccatttACCCCCTTCCGCTCATTTGTTTTTATAGACGCAGCTCCCGGCTTCCCAGCTGGATCGATTTGCCTTTTATTCCCACCGCAACATTCTTTACATCATGGCACTTCCAagctggatctggaagcACGCTCTTGCCTACTCGGCCGTCCTTTCGTCACTCGTTAACCCTTCATCCGCCGCTCCTTCTACTTCTCTATCTGCTACAAACTATGTCGCCAACTCCGTCACAGCTATCCGGGAGCTGAACAATGCCTTTTATGATGTTGAGACTGGTCTCTGGAGCGCTGCCTGGTGGAACAGCGCCAATGCTTTCACCACATTGGCCGACTTTGCACAGCTCCGTCTCAACGAGGCAAACCAGCTCAACGTTGGTGGCTTTCTACGCAACACTTACGCCCAGGCTCAGATCACAAGCGTCTCTGTCGCCAAGTTTGTGAATGCTGCCGGTCTTCCCCAAACTCTTCACTGCATCAACGGCAGAGGATGCTCTGCCTCCTTTGCGGCCTCTTTGCCCACCAGTCTCCAGAAGCGAGGCTTTGCTGACTTCCTCGATGACTTTTACGACGACGAGGGGTGGTGGGCTCTCGCCTTGATTCACGCTCACGACGCCACCGGCGATCAGGACTATCTCGATTCGGCTATTGAAATCTTCAACGATATGCAGACCGGTCGAGGAACTCCTTGTGGTGGGGGCATTTACTGGAGCAAGGACCGCACTTACGTCAACGCCATCGCCAACGAGTTGTACCTCTCTGTTGCCGCTTCTCTTGCCAACCGGGTGCCATCCAACGGCACTTACCTTCAGATTGCCAAGGCTCAATGGCAATGGTTCTCCCAGAGTGGCATGATCAACTCCAACAACCTCATCAATGATGGTCTTGACTCAAACTGCAAGAACAACGGCCTGACCACCTGGTCTTATAACCAGGGTGTTATCCTCGGTGGTCTCAGCGAGCTCGCCAGGGCTACTGGTGACAACTCTCTTCTCACCAAAGCTTCCGCCATTGCCAAcgccgccatcaacgccCTTTCCAACTCAGATGGCATCCTCGTCGAGGCAGACAAGTGCGAGCTCAACCCAGGCAACTGCGGCACAGATGGTCAACAGTTCAAGGGTGCCTTCATCCGCAACCTGCGATACCTCAATGACCTGGCACCAAGCAGCACCTTCAAGAACTTCATCCTCCGCAATGCTCAGTCCATTTGGAACAACGATCGCAACAGCCAAAACATGCTTGGCGTCGCCTGGACTGGGCCCTATGTGGCGGCTACTGGCTCGTCCCACAGCAGTGCTCTAGATGCCCTAGTGGCCGCGATTGCTGTTTCATAGTTTCACCTTGATTCCCCCGTCTTGGCAATTTGATAATTTTCTTTActtccccctttctctctcatcgtTTGCTGCTTTTGAATTGGACCGTCTGGTGACGACAACATTTCAGGAGTACGACTCCTTACTCAGGTCACAGCCGAGCCAGGCGTTTGCTGTGTGGGCTTGGAGTTTTTATTTCTCTAATCTGCGCGACGGGCACGCAACCATTTTGGGCATCATTAATGATAAATCATAATGTTGTGAAACATTCctttactttttttccctctcccccttcgCTTGAGACGGTGCCTTAATATGGGGCACATGGCAAATGCCCCTGTCACATTGTCGTGTTTCATATTGGACAGTGGCAAGGTCATGATTCGCCAGTGATAGCTAAGCAATTTTATCATTTTGCCAAGCTTTATGCGaccgagagaaaaaatgTGTGAGCCGAAATGTCTCTAGCTACTGAAATCTTTGAATACGAGCTTCTGCAAGCATCGAAATATAATAGGCGAGGATAACAAGAACAGCATAGAATGAGCGCCGCAGACGGATAAAAAGGCGCAGAAACCGGAAACGCCTATCGATTTGGCGATAAGATATAGATTCGATCTAGTGTTAATCATACTTTACATCAAACACTCCATTTACACATTTGTCAAAACCTTAAAAATTAATTGACATGTAGCTCCGAATTGCAAGATGGCGATCTGGAAGCGGTTAATTGGGAACAATTGCTCCGTTTTAAGTCCGTAGACAGATTGACATTGCCGAGGCAAATGCACAATGTCAGGCAGCAAGCTGTACCAAGTGCAGCGTCACTCAGCCGGAGCCTACCCTACAGCAGACAGTGAGCTATACATTATACACACTGTATATTACCCGATTAGATTGCAACTTGACAAGATGCACGCGATACTGATGTGAGCCCGATGTTCAGGCAGCCGTCAAAAGGTCACTGGCGGTCCCCAAGACGAACTCACAACCAAGAAATCTCATCTGTAAGCCGACGTGATTTTATTCAGCTGCCTAGCTGCAACGACAAAACATCGTCACCGCCTCCAGCTGCGCTCATAAAGTGGTGCCTAAcgtccctctttttttctcttatccTTTTTGATGTAAAAGGGATGCTCAGCCCGACTCGTTTTTGAAGATATTGAGCGATAGAAAtcgcttttttctttttcaaaaTGGATGCCTCTGAGAATGACATCGATGTGTATCTGCACAAGCATTCCAAGATTCTGCTTGATGAGTTGGATCAGAGCCTGGTGACCTGTTTGCGGAAGCCGGATGGCCGGGGGGGAACACGCATACGGCGATGGGTGCGGATCAGGGAGACTATGAAGGCTACTTGTGCTGTGAGTTTCTGAAAGAGATGgagtgtgtatgtgtgtCTATTGCTGACGAGAGACTTTGTCTTTGTAGGTCTTGGATCAGTTTCAAGAACTGCCTCAACTGCTGGATCCGCATCTGCCCAAGTGGATTCCCTATTTAGCAGAGTCATATCTGGAGTATTTGCAGACGCGGCATCGGCACAAGAGGGTTCCAGAGCAGACCAACTTGCTTGCTCCCCTGGACTATGCAATTTCCAGGATCCTCTATTCGTTCTGCAAGGTCCGCGGGGAAAAGGTCATTGTGCGCTTTCTCAATGTTGAGACCAAGTATCTGGAGCTCATCCTTTCAGCTgtcgaagaagctgaagtcCACGCCggcaaggaaaagaaggatttCTTTGCTGAGCGAGATTCCGATGAAGGATGGTCGTGGGAACAGCGTTATATTGCGCTGCTCTGGCTTTCTCACCTTTTGTTCGCGCCGTTTGACCTATCGACTATTTCCTCTGCtgatcttgatgaagagggcgtGCCGTCTATTGCTGGGTTTACCTGGCCTGCGAATGTGCCGGGACTTACGATGAGGGTTATTCCTCTGGCTACAAAGTACATCGCTTCTGCAGGAAAAGaacgagatgctgccaaaGCTCTCCTTGTGAGACTCGCCATGCGGCGTGATATGCAGCAGATTGGTATTCTGGAGAGCCTCGTGCAGTGGTCTCTGAAATCGCTACGGCCTCAGAGGGAGACTGAGATTGAGAATCCTTATTTTTACATTGGTGTTCTCTCTTTCCTGGCTGGAATACTACGGTCTGCATCGGAGACGTCTGATATGGACACCTATCTGCCCACCATTTTTGAATCCGTGCTTGAACTATCGACTGGTGAAGATGCCATCTCAAAAATCATCATGTCTCAGGCGTCAGCAcggaagatgatgctgaaagTCATCCGTTCGCTGGTTGTTTCGCTATTGCGTTCCTCCCGACGAGATATGAAGACCACAGTCTTGGTAGAGAATGCAATTGGCTACTTCCTTGAGAGCCTCTCTGACAACGACACTCCGGTTCGTTTGTCTGCTAGCAAGTCGCTTAGCATTATTACGTTGAAGCTGGACCCAGACATGGCATCTCAAGTTGTCGAAGCTGTTCTCGAGTCCCTGAACCGCAATGTGCTTTGGAGCAAGACGTCAGCCAAGTCAGGGGCTAAACCGGTCCGCGACTTGTCCGCTGTGAATCCCTTGGAGTGGcatggcttgatgatgacCCTGTCGCACTTGCTCTATCGGCGATCTccgccagccagccagctctCCGACAtctttcactctcttcttctgggaTTGACCTTTGAGCAGCGCGGCGTTTCTGGAGCTAGCGTGGGATCAAACGTTCGCGACGCAGCGTGCTTTGGCATCTGGGCACTTGCTCGCCGATACACAACTGACGAGCTCCTCGCCGTGTCCACAAAGTCCGTCTACGCGGCCAAATCTCACCCTGCGACGAGCTCCATTCTTCAAGTCTTGGGTACAGAGCTGGTAACGACGGCGTCCTTGGACCCGGAAGGAAATATTAGGCGCGGAGCTTCAGCTGCGCTGCAGGAACTCATTGGCCGGCACCCGGATACCGTGGAGCATGGCATTGGAGTTGTTCAGTGCGTCGATTACCACGCCGTGGCTCGGAGATCGCGCGCCGTTCAGGAGGTTGCTACTGGTGCAACAAAACTTTCACCGCAGTATGGAGAGGCTGTTATTGATGGCATCTTGAGCTGGCGGGGGATCGGAGACTTGGATACGGGCTCAAGGCGAGCTGCTGGCTCTGCGTTTGGCACGCTAATAGTACAGTTGTCGAACACGGCCTCGGAAACGCCATTTTCTCGCTTTGAAGAATCGATCGACTTGGTGATGGATCGCCTGAGCACTTTGCAAAAAAGACAGGTAGAAGAACGACATGGTTTGCTAGCGTGCTTTGCCGGAGTCGTAGACGGCTTCCCTGAGCTTGCTCAGAAAGCTCAGGGGAAGTTGCTTGACCGAGCTACTGTCCGCAAGATACTGGGCTATATATCTGGAATTCTTGAAGATTGCAAGAACAATGAGTATCGTCGGCCTGAGCTTATTGTAGAGGCAGCGAGTCGCTTGGTTGTTTCCTCTTTGCCTCTCATCCAGGCTGCTACGCTAAGCAACTTTTCTTACGACAAATTAGAAAAGGGAAGCGATGTGTTATCTATGGAAAAAACGAATGGGCTGCCAGACATTGCCTCAGCCTTTGCTTCTGCACAGCAGCTTGCTGAGATGGAGACGTTGACTTCAAGGCTGCGAGATGTGATGCCAAATTGGCTTAGTAGAAACGAGCAGGAAACTGCCgattctgcttctgcagccGGTCTcatgcttcttttgctctcttcaACGGAAGAACGTATCAAGATTCTAGAGCAGTGGGCCAAGCTGATCGCAGCTAAGCCTGGAAGCCGATCGATAGTCACTGGAAACGGCTACTTTCACGTCATGGCAATGGCtcaacctctctctcacACTTTACAAGATAATTCTGGCAGCGATGTAGTGTGCAATGCGTTCCTTGAGCGATGGAGCGTCGATACTGAGGTTGAGACCAGGGTTGCCATTCTGCACAGTCTGTTGAGTAGTCGCATTCTCAAGGACAGGCCGACAGTTTTCCTGGACCTTCTTGCAGAGGGCCTCAACGACTACACGACGACAGCCAGAGGTGACGAGGGTTCTTTGGTGCGGTTTCAGACACTTAAAGCCATTGCAGTTCTTTGGGGAGATATTGGACATCCTACGAGCCAGGCAGACTGGGTTGAAGCGTCGGTCCGGAAGCTGATTTACAACATCCTGCGGCTCTCTGCAGAGAAACTGGATCGTGTCCGTCGTGTGGCCAAGGACGTTGTTGCGCTACTTATGAGTGAGAGGTGGGTTTCTTTCTTGTAACTCTATGCCCCTGTTCTCGAGTGACTGGTAAAGTATCAAATACTAATTCGTGTCTTCATGTTTAGTTCCGTTGATGAATTGAAGGACTCGAATCAGCCATCAAGAAAGACTTACTTTACGAAATTCTTGAGTTTTTCATCAAAAGGTTACTTTGCTCTGCTGCTTAACCTCATCCCCAAGGACGCTCTACACCCACACATCATGGCCATAGTAAACACCGACGACAACTGGATGGCCGGTCTCATGGCCGGTTTCGTCTCATCCGCAGACACCGGAAACGAAGAGCTGGTCATTGCAAGTCGAGCAGCGCTCACAGAGTACTGCGAAGAATCACCAGAAAACTTGCAGCGAGTATGCTCCGCACTAATACAAAACCTAAAGACTTGCCAGAGCGAAGACCGGATCATTGTGCCAACTCTGGAGATTATCGCGTTTCTCTTCTACGCGGGACTCTTTCAGCGGTCTCAGGGCATCAGCTATCGCGGCCTCTGCCTGCAGACGCAAAAGGCGGGATACAAGACGGGCAACGTGCGCAAGGTGATTGCCTGCATCAAAGTATACGGCGGTATCGCTGCGTCAGTCGGGACTGCGAATGGAGGAGTGAATGTGGAGGCTGGAGCCAAGGATGCGCGGAAGAGACTCGGTGCGCTCATGTCGCATCCGTGGCCGCGGGTTCGCAGTGCTGTGGTTGATGAGATTTGGGGGCTTGTgggcggcgaggaggcggttggcgaggatggagaaggagaagcagatgGGCATGGGTTGACGGGTGTGGATTGGGCGAGTGCGGAGAAGGGTCAGATCAAGGCTTTGGTGACGGAGCTGAAGTTGGAATAGACTTGCTATGGTGTAATTGCTGATACATCACAAGCTGTTTAAGAGGTACTGTTACTGATAGAGTACAAGTTGTTTATCTAAGAGGAGGTTGTCATGGATACAGCATAGCGTCTTTGTTTGGGCTACTATTAACATAGACAGATAGACAGAGCTTCTTAAACGAAGAATCAGAACTTATCTTATAGTCCAAACATAAAACACAAGATTGATGAAAATCGACGGGTAAGGCTGTTTAAGTAAAGAGGTAGCATTTATCGCCACCTTGAATACTAGGCCCGGTGGTTATGCTCCTAACCACAAAATGTGGCGATGGTGAAGATATCCCAACATGGCTATGATATCATTATCAGCCCAGCAATCAACGATCAATTCTACTCCCCTTAATTAATTCCTACAGACACTGGGAACACATCTATATCTATACATGATGGAATCCAAAAACGAAGCGGCCAATAAGAGTGAAAGCGACAGGGAAACACATCTCCGAGATATATACGGAATAGTGCCCAACCGAGCTCAACTCCTCGACCACCAGCTAGACGTACAACCAATCTAATCTCTCCCCCAATTGTTCGTCTGGACCCAAGCTGATTTTGAACAAAGAGGAGGACTTTTTTCGATTCTGGCGACTACGCACTGGAAAAAGCCCGTAAACCCTCCAACATGGGCAGCGTCACGACTGGAAGCGAGCATCCGTGCCGCGAGGCCATATCACATCCGTTTTGTCCGGAGTCGGGGCCGATGAGTCTTCGCGAGAGGTCTAACTCGAAGGATGAAGGGAGCGAGACGAAGTGTAAAAGTCATCTCTGTGAAGAGCAAAGCGGTGGTGCGTTGTAGTCGTTGGAATCTGATATGAGATGGGCGTTGGTAAAATTGCTTTGGATGGGAAGGTGATTTACATGTATGGTTAGTTTTGAATGAGAAGAGGCTTTGAGGATGTCTTTGAGAGATTGACAAATGAGAGCGGTTGAGTTTATTGTCTACACATATCATTATTGATGAGTTACGCCGTGGTAAATAGTT
This genomic stretch from Trichoderma breve strain T069 chromosome 1, whole genome shotgun sequence harbors:
- a CDS encoding glycosyl hydrolase family 76 domain-containing protein, with protein sequence MFPRSATPDAAPWLGRFEAAIGLDATLPGSPGPESCVPLTPTQQMTTAGAGRGGQACFQAACDQSEKNRGSPAEPPSYHHHGSKSGPLSPSPSYASPKLRPDPPRSFSLASLIHKLCLVFVLLSVALLVSGLLSLLTARGPDFDAALPDVSTQLPASQLDRFAFYSHRNILYIMALPSWIWKHALAYSAVLSSLVNPSSAAPSTSLSATNYVANSVTAIRELNNAFYDVETGLWSAAWWNSANAFTTLADFAQLRLNEANQLNVGGFLRNTYAQAQITSVSVAKFVNAAGLPQTLHCINGRGCSASFAASLPTSLQKRGFADFLDDFYDDEGWWALALIHAHDATGDQDYLDSAIEIFNDMQTGRGTPCGGGIYWSKDRTYVNAIANELYLSVAASLANRVPSNGTYLQIAKAQWQWFSQSGMINSNNLINDGLDSNCKNNGLTTWSYNQGVILGGLSELARATGDNSLLTKASAIANAAINALSNSDGILVEADKCELNPGNCGTDGQQFKGAFIRNLRYLNDLAPSSTFKNFILRNAQSIWNNDRNSQNMLGVAWTGPYVAATGSSHSSALDALVAAIAVS